A section of the Paralichthys olivaceus isolate ysfri-2021 chromosome 16, ASM2471397v2, whole genome shotgun sequence genome encodes:
- the kcnn1a gene encoding small conductance calcium-activated potassium channel protein 1a isoform X3, protein MKRGVGVSCGSLLVSAAAGNTQAATTEQKKLSHAGSKPSLSESSGRLPQIAMNTCKYNGGVVRPLVGSLASSSRRNLAELDSETQPLQTLHSSGLEVVVSKGNGGEDPSKASNESLVREGSGRSGGRAPQKKNRDIGYKLGHRRALFEKRKRLSDYALIFGMFGIVVMVTETELSWGVYTKESSYSFALKCLISLSTVILLGLIIMYHAREIQLFMVDNGADDWRIAMTYERIFFIVLELLVCAIHPIPGQYVFTWTARLAFTYTPSVADADVDIILSIPMFLRLYLIGRVMLLHSKLFTDASSRSIGALNKINFNTRFVMKTLMTICPGTVLLVFSISSWIIAAWTVRVCERYHDKQEVTSNFLGAMWLISITFLSIGYGDMVPHTYCGKGVCLLTGIMGAGCTALVVAVVARKLELTKAEKHVHNFMMDTQLCKRVKNTAANVLRETWLIYKHTKLVKKIDHAKVRKHQRKFLQAIHQLRSVKMEQRKLNDQANTLVDLAKTQNVMYDLVSELQERSEELDKRIGTLEDKLDSVTGSLQALPCLISQAITQQQQDFLDGFVHRFRPASLASERSERSERSWTSTARRRRSPSTAPHTSSDSG, encoded by the exons GCCACTACTGAGCAGAAGAAGCTGAGCCATGCTGGATCCAAGCCCTCCCTCTCTGAGAGCAGCGGCCGACTCCCTCAGATAGCCATGAACACCTGCAAGTACAATGGCGGGGTGGTGAGACCACTAGTTGGCAGCCTGGCGTCCTCGTCGCGCCGCAATCTTGCGGAGCTCGACTCGGAGACGCAGCCCTTGCAGACGCTGCACAGCTCTGGCCTGGAGGTGGTGGTGTCCAAGGGCAACGGCGGCGAAGACCCCAGCAAGGCATCCAACGAGAGCTTGGTCAGGGAGGGCAGCGGGCGTAGTGGTGGCAGGGCACCGCAAAAGAAAAATAGGGACATTGGCTACAAGCTTGGCCACAGGAGAGCGCTGTTTGAGAAGCGAAAGCGGCTCAGCGACTACGCGCTCATCTTCGGGATGTTTGGgattgttgtcatggtgacagaAACGGAACTGTCATGGGGGGTTTACACTAAG GAATCTTCATACTCATTTGCACTGAAATGCCTTATCAGCCTTTCCACTGTTATATTGCTTGGTCTTATAATAATGTACCATGCCCGGGAAATCCAG CTGTTTATGGTCGACAATGGTGCGGATGATTGGAGGATAGCCATGACGTATGAGCGGATCTTCTTCATTGTGCTAGAGCTGCTGGTGTGTGCCATCCATCCCATACCAGGCCAGTACGTGTTCACCTGGACGGCGCGGCTGGCCTTCACCTACACGCCATCGGTGGCGGACGCTGACGTGGACATCATCCTCTCCATCCCCATGTTCCTGAGACTCTACCTGATCGGCAGGGTCATGTTACTCCACAGCAAGCTGTTCACGGACGCCTCGTCTCGCAGCATCGGCGCCCTCAACAAGATCAACTTCAACACACGCTTTGTCATGAAGACCCTCATGACCATCTGTCCAGGAACTGTCCTGCTGGTTTTCAGTATATCCTCCTGGATCATTGCTGCATGGACTGTGCGCGTCTGCGAGAG GTATcatgacaaacaggaagtgaccagTAACTTCCTGGGAGCCATGTGGCTCATCTCGATTACCTTCCTCTCCATTGGCTACGGGGACATGGTACCGCACACGTACTGTGGGAAAGGCGTGTGTCTGCTTACAGGGATTATG GGAGCCGGTTGCACTGCGCTGGTGGTTGCAGTTGTAGCCAGGAAGCTGGAGCTGACCAAGGCCGAGAAGCACGTCCACAACTTCATGATGGACACACAACTCTGCAAACGA GTAAAGAACACAGCTGCCAATGTACTCAGGGAAACATGGCTCATCTACAAACACACCAAGTTGGTCAAAAAGATAGATCACGCCAAGGTGCGGAAACACCAGCGCAAGTTTCTCCAAGCCATTCACCA ACTGCGCAGTGTAAAGATGGAGCAGAGGAAACTCAATGATCAGGCCAACACCTTGGTGGACCTGGCAAAG ACCCAGAATGTGATGTACGACCTggtgtcagagctgcaggagcgTAGTGAGGAGCTGGACAAGCGCATCGGCACATTGGAGGACAAGCTGGACTCGGTGACGGGCAGCCTGCAGGCGCTGCCCTGCCTCATCTCCCAAGCCAtaacccagcagcagcaggacttcCTGGACGGCTTTGTTCACCGCTTTCGGCCCGCCTCGCTAGCCTCCGAGCGCTCTGAACGCTCAGAGAGATCCTGGACTTCCACCGCCCGCAGAAGGCGCTCGCCCTCCACAGCACCACACACCTCCTCAGATAGTGGATAA